AAAATTATTAGAGGAGAAAAAATAACCAAAAACGATCATATAAATGTTGATCccgaaatttataaaaatttattgaaattaaaaaaatctccGGAGCTACTTAAACGATCAAAACTTAAATTTGAAGACATGTACGGTAAGGAATTGAAAGAAAATGGGTCAAATATATACGTTGACAAATCCAATATTGATGATTACATAGAGAAACTTTTACGAGCTAActttgaagaaaatataaaagaagaatgTGGATGGATAAGTGAAGGGATATTTGCAGTAATTCccgaaaaaaaatttaagatgTTATCAATTGCTGCACTTTTGAAGATAATTGGAGGAGAAAATATCATCGATTTTGAAGATTGGAAGGCTCATActatttatgataaaaattatactgCTGGTTCTGATCAAATAAAATGGTTTTGGGATAtaattaaagattttaatCAAAAAGACAGAGGCAAAGTTTTACAATTTGCGACTGGTTTAAATAAACCCCCGATGGGAGGATTTAAGAATTTCAGGTATAGAAGTATAATgaagaattttaatatttgtttaccGGGACTTAAAGATGGATGTAAAGGTTATGATGAACAACTTCCAGAGGCAGCCACCTGTAATTTTACTCTGAAGCTTCCGTTATATTCGAGTAAAGCGATACTAAAGGAAAAATTAGTTATGGCAATGCATTGGATTGATAGTGgttttcaatatatttaataaacttaTTTAGTTAAAAATGTAGTCCACTACTGAGTtcgttatttttaattgtattttGGTTATTacctaatttttttttagtttttacaagctaaatgaaattattgttaaaagaatatattaCATTCTGTCATTACATCTTTACTGTTTATACGAATAAGTTTTAGTTTTAAGGACAACTTATCGATGTTATATGAAATTATCGTCAATTAAAGTTAATGAACTAtcaaagaaattataaattacacTTTAAACAAGTGTAACATAGTAAAAGTACACATGCATacttaataatatttattttacttgAGACGATacttagaaaaaaaaattttgtattatataaacattaaaattaaaaatattgactggtattttaattatattcttaAAATCTATTGTAATTACATTATTCAAGTATacatttgaaaaaaagaaacaaaaacaaCTAAACGATTTTCACAATTGATTTAGATCTTGTCTAAGTTAGATATCACCAAGAACTGTAAAATCACACAACTAGTATTAAATTAGTAAGtaaatcaagaaaaaaaataagtaagCCTTTCAGTTATTTCGCAGTCAGAGGACCAgcagatttatttttttgaatacactttaaatattgtcAGGACCTTAAATGAAGATAGagtttcttttattaaagtATTAGAgcaaatttataaactaGATGGTACAAAGGATCTTATATCTGGTTCTGCAAAcaattatctaaaaaaatttttagaaggaaaaattttcattaatgtatatctataaataaaaatttatattcgaAAAACAATCTatacattataaaaaaatgttttagatattgaaaatttagaagcgtgagaaaaaatttgatatagTGTCATctaaacatattttaaatacaaaaaataagatagTACTAACAcgtataaataaatttataccTCTAAATGGTATTATTTTGCTGTATTgaaatcttaaaaaaatcaatatgaTTTTCAATAGCCAAAGGCACAAAATGCAAATTGTACATAGAAAACAAGTAATAAGATAGAGCTGAATTGTTATGTGAGCTAGGGCGGCCGAAATTTATCTTACTATCATCACTTGAAATCAACTATAAATTCCGAAGAAAATATAGcaaaattcatattttatttttaaaatcttgtAGTTATGCCCAAGAGTTAAATTGCGCACTAAAATTACTTCAAGAataattgtaattttttttaaactcaATGTTTTTGCTTCCGGAAATGTTTAGTCTGGAATTTTAATGATATGTCGGTAGCATGaatatcttaaaaattaaaacgaAACCTAATCAAGAAaccttaaaaaaagaaagatttataattaattgCATTCTTCTTCATACAAAAGTCATCTGTTTTTATGTCGTCttcttcttatttttttttgattttatatcaaattaTATCTTCTTGTTGAGTTTTGCTACtttaacaatatttttgtatagtTCGTCTCTAATTCGTAATACATTTTACTATCTCTACGTTCCATGTTTAGTTATTTATCTATTTGAAATAAATCTAGGTGTTGAATAGATGAACAATTGGTGTCATAATTGAGGCGATAATATCCTTTCTATTACTGTATAATAACAAAacactttaaaaaataaaaagatacagTATATTATACTGAACAAAAATGGtaatatgaaattaaaatatactaCCAATTTgtctgaaaaaaaaaattggttaaattaaatgtaaatttagACATTAGAATGCAAATAGGTTGTTGTATTTTCCTTACAACTTTGTAAATctattgaattttttttgacagatatacaaattttttttaaaactttacaAATCAAAAGTTTGTTGTATGATTTCTGAAGGACAACATACAAAATGTTGTTGTCTGCCCGAAGATTCCAGGTTAATTGTATTCTAGGTTTAATGTCTCATAGTAATCATTTGATTTTGTGTCTCTCtttatttcaatttctggagaaaaatcataatttacagtttaatatttattctttttgatattttttagatttgggttttttaaatatataaaatagtGTTATAATAAAGCGTtagtaaaaacaaatagtGTGCTCTGCGAAGACAGTATAGACTGTGCCAtgaaagatttattaatcACTCTTACCATTATTTATATCGtgctttgttttttaagatatatatattaataaattataaaatattcatcAACAAcgtctaaaatttttgtaaatattgtaattttgtaaatttttttatgtactCAGTctaagatatttttaaaataataaatgtgatatatttgtataatttctatccccattatgataaataaagacattATTTAACAAAtgcatataaaattttgcgttaactaatattatttaccTTATAACTGTACAGcaattttaaagatttcTTTTGTGATAAAGTAGTACTTGGTGATTAAGTCATAGGGCAaccatataaattttatacttcgcattttttattacaatgtt
The Vairimorpha necatrix chromosome 6, complete sequence DNA segment above includes these coding regions:
- a CDS encoding E3 ubiquitin-protein ligase codes for the protein MNLLSKIKFIIFINFSCYLCSQGPSSRRIDVENNAYGEYFIQRSSENLNQTSNDDYKKEIDAFYLTFQDYFNDKVNKLKLPGKPTILCRRDNFVLSVVSWIWVFKIMDWFNCEHTVKFLKEAGADCGGLTREYFTNAIDKYFIEERNLLYSPNGDYQNFLPYKNAKLNHNIRRLSFNALGSILGLIIQKKLTADVRLNLIVWKIIRGEKITKNDHINVDPEIYKNLLKLKKSPELLKRSKLKFEDMYGKELKENGSNIYVDKSNIDDYIEKLLRANFEENIKEECGWISEGIFAVIPEKKFKMLSIAALLKIIGGENIIDFEDWKAHTIYDKNYTAGSDQIKWFWDIIKDFNQKDRGKVLQFATGLNKPPMGGFKNFRYRSIMKNFNICLPGLKDGCKGYDEQLPEAATCNFTLKLPLYSSKAILKEKLVMAMHWIDSGFQYI